The proteins below are encoded in one region of Paenarthrobacter ilicis:
- a CDS encoding NAD kinase: MSRRVLVLAHTGREESLRAAWDAVTQLHSSGLVPVLQKSELADIERFFGALDTPVEILNDQVNLEDVELVMVLGGDGTILRAAELVREVDVPLLGVNLGHVGFLAESERADLAQTVEWIASRQYTVEERMTIDVQVWVKGQKIWHTWALNEAAIEKANRERMLEVVTEVDERPLTSYGCDGVVMATPTGSTAYAFSSGGPVVWPEVEALVIVPISAHALFAKPLVVSPRSKLAVEIMNRTDALGVLWCDGRRSVDLPPGARVEVTRSSRPVRLARTHKTPFSARLVRKFELPIHGWRGPAPRTGEVHTGPIPVVRTLAPAPLPSPLDAPAPEPGHGEPFDSTKAK, translated from the coding sequence ATGAGCAGGCGTGTACTTGTCCTTGCCCACACAGGGCGGGAGGAATCGCTCCGCGCAGCGTGGGATGCCGTGACGCAACTGCATTCGTCCGGCTTGGTTCCAGTACTTCAAAAATCCGAGCTCGCCGATATTGAGCGTTTCTTCGGCGCCTTGGACACACCCGTGGAAATCCTCAATGACCAGGTGAACCTGGAGGATGTGGAACTGGTGATGGTCCTTGGCGGGGACGGAACCATCCTCCGCGCGGCCGAGCTTGTCCGTGAGGTGGACGTCCCGCTCCTGGGCGTGAACCTGGGTCATGTGGGGTTCTTGGCCGAGAGTGAACGCGCCGACCTTGCCCAGACGGTGGAGTGGATCGCCAGCCGCCAGTACACGGTGGAAGAGCGCATGACCATCGATGTGCAGGTGTGGGTCAAGGGCCAGAAGATTTGGCACACCTGGGCGCTGAACGAGGCCGCAATCGAAAAAGCCAACCGTGAGCGGATGCTGGAAGTTGTCACGGAAGTGGATGAACGCCCGTTGACGTCTTACGGCTGCGATGGCGTGGTCATGGCTACCCCCACGGGTTCCACCGCTTACGCTTTCTCGTCCGGGGGCCCCGTGGTGTGGCCCGAGGTGGAGGCCCTGGTGATCGTCCCCATCAGTGCCCATGCCCTGTTTGCCAAGCCGTTGGTGGTCTCGCCGCGGTCCAAGCTTGCCGTGGAGATCATGAACCGGACCGATGCCCTGGGTGTGCTGTGGTGCGACGGCCGCCGGTCCGTTGACCTGCCGCCGGGTGCCCGCGTTGAAGTGACACGCTCCAGCAGGCCGGTGCGGTTGGCCCGGACACATAAAACACCTTTCTCTGCCAGGCTTGTCCGCAAGTTTGAGTTGCCGATCCACGGCTGGAGGGGTCCGGCGCCACGCACAGGTGAGGTCCACACCGGCCCCATTCCGGTGGTCAGGACCCTGGCGCCGGCACCTTTGCCCAGCCCCCTGGACGCGCCAGCGCCCGAACCCGGGCACGGTGAACCTTTCGACTCCACAAAGGCGAAGTGA